One Dama dama isolate Ldn47 chromosome 31, ASM3311817v1, whole genome shotgun sequence genomic window carries:
- the LOC133049951 gene encoding keratin-associated protein 21-1-like: MCCNYYGNSCGYGCGNSYSCGFSPYYGCGYGARYGCRYSSGYGSGYGCGYGCGYGSGYSCGFSPYYGCGYGTRYGCGYGSGYGCGFSPYYGCGYSSPYGCGYGIRYGCGYGPYCGYGYGSGYCSYRPVCYRYYSSCC; the protein is encoded by the exons ATGTGTTGTAACTACTACGGCAACTCCTGTGGCTATGGGTGTGGAAACAGCTATAGCTGTGGATTCAGCCCCTACTATGGCTGTGGATATGGAGCTAGATACGGATGTAGATACAGCTCAGGATACGGCTCAGGATATGGCTGTGGATATGGCTGTGGATACGGTTCAGGATACAGCTGTGGATTTAGCCCTTATTATGGCTGTGGCTATGGAACCAGATATGGCTGTGGATATGGCTCTG GATACGGCTGTGGATTCAGCCCCTATTATGGCTGTGGATACAGCTCCCCGTATGGCTGTGGTTATGGGATAAGATATGGCTGTGGATACGGTCCCTACTGTGGCTATGGATATGGCTCTGGCTATTGCAGTTACCGGCCAGTCTGCTACAGGTATTATTCTTCTTGCTGCTAG